One window from the genome of Enterococcus haemoperoxidus ATCC BAA-382 encodes:
- a CDS encoding Gfo/Idh/MocA family protein, whose amino-acid sequence MKQYNWGIIGLGDIATSFAESFQQENSRITAVASRTLAKAKTFAEEHGIPEAYGSFEELLANETIDIIYIAVPNRQHLEHILKALKAGKHVLCEKAITMNSEELGEAMKLAEEKGLILAEAMTIFNMPLYHELRSQIDSNRFGKLKMIQAPFGSYKDPDPTNRFFNPDLAGGALLDIGTYAVSFARWFFTAQPKVIASVMQPFSTGVDEQSATILQNDAQEMATVSLSFQAKMPKQGVVAFENAYIVINEYPRADEAKIFFNDGTIETVVSGNTSQALNYEITNMVKMIEGNLPNRSLFLTKDVIDLLDQMQQQWNK is encoded by the coding sequence ATGAAACAGTACAACTGGGGTATTATTGGCCTTGGAGATATTGCAACTAGTTTTGCCGAGAGTTTTCAACAAGAAAATAGTAGGATAACGGCAGTTGCCTCTAGAACGTTAGCGAAAGCAAAAACTTTTGCTGAAGAACACGGTATTCCCGAAGCTTATGGGTCATTTGAAGAACTTTTAGCCAATGAAACAATCGATATCATCTACATCGCTGTTCCGAATCGCCAACATCTCGAACATATTTTAAAAGCTTTAAAAGCAGGGAAACATGTTCTTTGTGAAAAAGCGATTACCATGAATAGCGAAGAACTAGGTGAAGCAATGAAATTAGCCGAGGAAAAGGGCTTGATTTTAGCTGAAGCGATGACTATATTTAACATGCCATTGTATCACGAATTACGAAGTCAAATTGATTCTAACCGTTTCGGTAAATTAAAAATGATTCAAGCACCTTTTGGTAGCTATAAGGATCCAGATCCAACAAATCGTTTCTTTAATCCAGACTTAGCTGGCGGTGCCCTTTTAGATATTGGGACGTATGCAGTTTCCTTTGCCCGCTGGTTCTTTACTGCTCAACCTAAAGTCATTGCGTCTGTCATGCAGCCATTCTCAACTGGAGTAGACGAACAATCGGCGACTATTCTACAAAATGATGCACAAGAAATGGCAACAGTCTCCTTAAGTTTCCAAGCAAAAATGCCTAAGCAAGGTGTTGTTGCTTTCGAAAATGCTTACATTGTGATCAATGAATACCCCAGAGCTGATGAAGCAAAAATATTTTTTAATGATGGTACCATTGAAACAGTTGTATCTGGAAACACTAGTCAAGCGTTAAATTACGAAATCACTAATATGGTTAAAATGATCGAAGGAAACTTACCAAACCGTTCACTTTTTTTAACAAAAGATGTAATTGACCTTCTAGATCAAATGCAGCAACAATGGAATAAATAA